In Heterodontus francisci isolate sHetFra1 chromosome 48, sHetFra1.hap1, whole genome shotgun sequence, a single window of DNA contains:
- the ache gene encoding acetylcholinesterase produces MKTLVASPLGVLQFLIVLCHSQHHAELLVSTKLGKVLGTRMPVLSSYVSAFLGIPFAEPPVGNLRFKKPEAKSPWSGIWNASSCPKNCQQYVDTEFPGFPGSEMWNPNKEMSEDCLYLNVWVPSPRPKNATVMVWVYGGGFYSGASTLDVYNGKYLAYTEKVVVVSMNYRVGAFGFLALHGNQEAPGNVGLLDQRLALQWVQENIQFFGGNPKSVTIFGESAGGASIGMHLLSPGSRDLFNRAILQSGSPNCPWATVSVAEGRRRAVELGRLLNCNINSDDELIDCLRTKEPQQLIDKEWSVLPYSGLFRFSFVPIIDGDFFPDSLDSMLNSGSFKKTQVLLGVNKDEGSYFLVYGAPGFSKDSESIITREDFMAGVKLSVPHASNLGLEAVALQYTDWMDEHNGIKNRDAIADIVGDHNVVCPLMHFAYKYSEFGNGIYVYFFNHRASNLAWPEWMGVIHGYEIEFVFGLPLEQQLNYTEEEKMLSRKIMHYWSTFARTGNPNEPHTQKRKWPPFTTSEQKFIDLNVESIKVNNGLRVQMCAFWNQFLPKLLNATETIDEAERQWKMEFHRWSSYMMHWKNQFDHYSRQERCADL; encoded by the exons ATGAAGACACTTGTTGCCTCTCCACTGGGTGTGCTTCAGTTCTTAATAGTTCTCTGCCACTCACAGCACCATGCTGAACTTCTGGTCAGCACTAAGTTGGGGAAGGTGCTGGGAACAAGAATGCCTGTCCTGTCCAGCTACGTCAGTGCTTTCCTTGGGATACCGTTCGCCGAACCTCCCGTTGGGAACTTGAGGTTCAAGAAACCTGAGGCCAAGTCGCCATGGTCAGGGATCTGGAATGCCTCCTCCTGTCCCAAGAACTGTCAGCAATACGTTGACACTGAGTTCCCTGGATTTCCTGGCTCAGAGATGTGGAACCCAAATAAGGAGATGAGCGAAGACTGTCTGTACCTCAATGTGTGGGTCCCCTCCCCAAGGCCAAAAAATGCAACTGTCATGGTGTGGGTCTATGGAGGTGGTTTCTACAGTGGAGCTTCGACATTGGATGTGTACAATGGGAAATACCTTGCTTAcactgagaaggtggtagtggtcTCCATGAACTACAGGGTTGGCGCTTTTGGGTTTCTTGCCCTACATGGAAACCAAGAGGCACCAGGAAATGTTGGGCTTCTGGACCAAAGGCTGGCGTTGCAATGGGTGCAGGAGAACATCCAGTTCTTTGGTGGAAATCCAAAATCGGTGACCATTTTTGGTGAAAGTGCTGGAGGAGCTTCCATCGGCATGCATCTGCTCTCCCCAGGGAGCAGGGACCTCTTCAACAGAGCCATCCTTCAAAGCGGCTCACCAAATTGTCCATGGGCGACCGTCTCTGTAGCTGAAGGTCGCAGGAGGGCAGTTGAATTGGGAAGACTCCTCAATTGCAACATCAACAGCGATGATGAGTTAATTGACTGTCTTCGGACAAAAGAGCCTCAACAACTCATTGACAAGGAGTGGTCTGTCCTTCCCTACAGCGGTCTCTTCCGGTTTTCATTTGTTCCAATCATCGATGGGGACTTCTTCCCAGACTCCCTGGACTCCATGCTGAACTCTGGCAGCTTCAAGAAAACTCAGGTCTTGCTGGGAGTCAACAAGGATGAAGGTTCCTACTTCCTCGTATATGGAGCCCCAGGCTTCAGCAAGGACTCGGAAAGCATCATTACTCGTGAAGACTTCATGGCAGGGGTCAAGCTAAGTGTCCCTCATGCCAGCAACTTGGGGCTGGAAGCTGTTGCCCTTCAGTACACGGACTGGATGGATGAGCACAATGGCATAAAGAACAGAGACGCGATAGCTGACATTGTCGGAGACCACAACGTCGTCTGCCCCTTGATGCACTTTGCCTACAAGTACTCAGAATTTGGCAACGGTATCTACGTGTATTTCTTCAATCATCGAGCCTCCAACTTGGCTTGGCCAGAGTGGATGGGAGTTATCCACGGCTATGAGATTGAATTTGTCTTTGGGTTGCCTCTGGAGCAGCAACTAAACTACACAGAGGAGGAGAAGATGTTGAGCAGAAAGATAATGCACTACTGGTCAACATTCGCGAGAACTGG AAACCCAAATGAGCCTCACACACAAAAAAGAAAATGGCCACCCTTCACCACCAGTGAGCAGAAGTTCATTGACCTCAATGTGGAGTCCATCAAGGTCAATAACGGCCTACGTGTTCAGATGTGTGCCTTCTGGAACCAGTTCCTCCCCAAGCTCCTCAATGCCACAG AAACCATCGATGAGGCTGAACGTCAGTGGAAGATGGAGTTCCATCGGTGGAGCTCCTACATGATGCACTGGAAGAACCAGTTTGACCATTACAGCAGGCAGGAGCGATGTGCCGACCTGTGA